Proteins from a genomic interval of Natator depressus isolate rNatDep1 chromosome 20, rNatDep2.hap1, whole genome shotgun sequence:
- the DAZAP2 gene encoding DAZ-associated protein 2 gives MNSKGQYPTQPSYPVQPPGNPSVYPQTISLPQAPPYTDAPPAYSELYRPSFVHPGAATVPTVSAAYPGTSLYLPMAQSVAVGPMGSSVPMAYYPVGPVYPPGSTVLVEGGFDAGARFGAGATGSVPPPPPGCPPNAAQLAAMQGANVLVTQRKGSYFMGGSDGGYTIW, from the exons ATGAACAGCAAAG GTCAATATCCGACACAGCCATCCTACCCAGTGCAACCTCCTGGTAATCCTTCTGTGTACCCACAGACAATATCTCTTCCTCAAGCGCCACCTTATACCGATGCACCTCCTGCTTACTCTGAG CTCTATCGTCCAAGCTTTGTGCATCCAGGGGCTGCCACTGTACCTACTGTGTCTGCTGCATATCCTGGTACTTCTCTGTACCTACCCATGGCACAGTCTGTGGCTGTTGGCCCAATGGGCTCTTCAGTTCCAATGGCATATTATCCTGTCGGTCCCGTCTACCCTCCTGGGTCAACTGTCCTTGTTGAAGGTGGTTTTGATGCCGGAGCAAGGTTTGGGGCTGGTGCTACTGGTAGTGTTCCT CCACCCCCTCCTGGCTGCCCTCCCAATGCAGCTCAGCTGGCAGCCATGCAGGGTGCCAATGTGTTAGTGACGCAACGGAAGGGAAGCTACTTCATGGGGGGCTCGGATGGTGGCTACACTATCTGGTGA
- the SMAGP gene encoding small cell adhesion glycoprotein has protein sequence MTREEYKNIARACRNEIRRAKSHLELQLARDVKSNKKGFFRYVGNKKKAKESVGPLLNEGGNLVTEDVEKANVLNAFFASVFTNKVSSQTAALGITAWGVDGQPSVEKEVVRDYLEKLDMHKSMGPDELHPRVLKELAAVIAEPLAIIFENSWQVPDDWKKANVVPIFKKGKKEDPGNYRPVSLTSVPRKIMEQVLKESILKHLHDRKVIRNSQHGFTKRRSCLTNLIAFYDEITGSVDEGKAVDVLFLDFSKAFDTVSHSILVSKLKKYGLDECTISSKRSQNLKWKDKNTCNSARSMAATPPPLLPTEELTTPFLKINTPSLQEEASVAVIAGIITVVFITLLTVLVIIITYLYKNKGSYHTYEQPEADVSVQMENLPSKGEKEEYFI, from the exons atgaccagggaagagtataaaaatattgctcgggcatgtaggaatgaaatcaggagggccaaatcgcacctggagctgcagctagcaagagatgtcaagagtaacaagaagggtttcttcaggtatgttggcaacaagaagaaagccaaggaaagtgtgggccccttactgaatgagggaggcaacctagtgacagaggatgtggaaaaagctaatgtactcaatgctttttttgcctctgtcttcactaacaaggtcagctcccagactgctgcgctgggcatcacagcatggggagtagacggccagccctctgtggagaaagaggtggttagggactatttagaaaagctggacatgcacaagtccatggggccggacgagttgcatccgagagtgctaaaggaattggcggctgtgattgcagagccattggccattatctttgaaaactcgtggcaagtcccagatgactggaaaaaggctaatgtagtgccaatctttaaaaaagggaagaaggaggatcctgggaactacaggccagtcagcctcacctcagtccccagaaaaatcatggagcaggtcctcaaagaatcaatcctgaagcacttacatgacaggaaagtgatcaggaacagtcagcatggattcaccaagcgaaggtcatgcctgactaatctaatcgccttctacgatgagattactggttctgtggatgaagggaaagcagtggatgtattgtttcttgactttagcaaagcttttgacacggtctcccacagtattcttgtcagcaagttaaagaagtatgggctggatgaatgcactataag TTCTAAAAGATCCCAAAATTTAAAGTGGAAGGATAAAAACACCTGCAACTCAGCTAGATCCATGGCAGCTACTCCACCACCTCTGCTACCTACAG AAGAGCTGACCACCCCTTTTCTGAAGATAAATACGCCGTCTCTCCAAGAGGAAGCCAGTGTGGCTGTCATTGCAG GCATCATCACGGTGGTTTTCATCACACTACTGACAGTCCTGGTAATAATCATCACATACCTGTACAAGAATAAAGGTAGCTACCATACCTATGAGCAACCAGAAGCAGATGTGTCTGTACAGATGGAGAACCTCCCTTCgaaaggagaaaaggaagaatATTTTATATAA